From one Amycolatopsis sp. FDAARGOS 1241 genomic stretch:
- a CDS encoding class II fumarate hydratase, which produces MGEQEYRIEHDTMGEVRVPVDALYRAQTQRAVENFPVSGRGLERAQIRALGLLKAAAARVNKKLGVLDAEVADAIAAAADEVAEGKHDAHFPIDVFQTGSGTSSNMNANEVIATLATRALGRDVHPNDHVNASQSSNDTFPTTIHVAATEAVLTDVIPALEHLAGAIEARADEWADLVKSGRTHLMDAVPITLGQEAGAWAAQIRFGIERLQSGLPRLGELPIGGTAVGSGLNAPDGFGAAVSAELAELTGLPLTEARNHFEAQATQDSVVETSGHLRTIAVSLNKIANDLRWLGSGPRTGLAELALPDLQPGSSIMPGKVNPVIPEATLQVVAQVVGNDAAVAFAGAAGNFQLNVNLPVIARNVLESARLLAAVSRLLADKVFDGVTANVERTRAYAEGSPSIVTPLNKYLGYEAAAAVAKQALKELKTIREVVLERGFVRDGKLTEAQLDEALDVLRMARGGK; this is translated from the coding sequence ATGGGAGAACAGGAATACCGGATCGAACACGACACGATGGGTGAGGTCCGCGTCCCGGTCGACGCGCTCTACCGCGCGCAGACGCAGCGTGCCGTGGAGAACTTCCCCGTCTCCGGCCGCGGTCTCGAGCGCGCCCAGATCCGCGCGCTGGGCCTGTTGAAGGCCGCCGCCGCCCGCGTCAACAAGAAGCTGGGCGTGCTGGATGCCGAGGTCGCGGACGCGATCGCGGCGGCCGCCGACGAGGTCGCCGAGGGCAAGCACGACGCGCACTTCCCGATCGACGTCTTCCAGACCGGCTCGGGCACCTCGTCGAACATGAACGCCAACGAGGTCATCGCGACGCTCGCCACGCGCGCCCTCGGTCGCGACGTGCACCCGAACGACCACGTCAACGCGTCGCAGTCGTCGAACGACACGTTCCCGACCACGATCCACGTGGCCGCGACGGAAGCCGTGCTCACCGACGTGATCCCGGCGCTGGAGCACCTCGCGGGCGCGATCGAAGCCCGGGCGGACGAGTGGGCCGACCTCGTGAAGTCGGGCCGCACGCACCTGATGGACGCCGTGCCGATCACGCTCGGCCAGGAGGCGGGCGCGTGGGCCGCGCAGATCCGCTTCGGCATCGAGCGGCTGCAGTCGGGCCTGCCACGCCTGGGTGAGCTGCCCATCGGCGGCACCGCCGTCGGCTCCGGGCTGAACGCGCCCGACGGCTTCGGCGCCGCCGTGTCCGCGGAGCTGGCGGAGCTGACCGGCCTGCCGCTGACCGAGGCACGCAACCACTTCGAGGCGCAGGCGACGCAGGACAGCGTGGTCGAGACCTCCGGTCACCTGCGCACGATCGCCGTGTCGCTGAACAAGATCGCGAACGACCTGCGCTGGCTGGGTTCCGGCCCGCGCACCGGTCTTGCCGAGCTGGCGCTGCCGGACCTGCAGCCCGGTTCGTCGATCATGCCGGGCAAGGTCAACCCGGTCATCCCGGAGGCGACGCTGCAGGTCGTGGCCCAGGTCGTGGGCAACGACGCGGCCGTCGCCTTCGCCGGCGCGGCGGGCAACTTCCAGCTCAACGTGAACCTGCCCGTGATCGCCCGCAACGTCCTCGAGTCGGCTCGCCTGCTCGCCGCCGTGTCGCGCCTGCTGGCCGACAAGGTGTTCGACGGGGTCACCGCCAACGTCGAGCGCACCCGCGCGTACGCCGAAGGCTCGCCCTCGATCGTCACGCCGCTGAACAAGTACCTCGGCTACGAAGCGGCGGCCGCCGTGGCGAAGCAGGCGCTGAAGGAACTCAAGACCATCCGCGAAGTCGTCCTCGAACGCGGCTTCGTCCGCGACGGCAAACTCACGGAAGCCCAGCTCGACGAAGCCCTCGACGTCCTCCGCATGGCCCGCGGCGGCAAGTAG
- a CDS encoding ATP-dependent DNA ligase, whose translation MLLTDIVTASAELAATRSRKAKIATLAAVLRAAEPEELPAVIAYLTGQTAQDRLGAGWRTLAELAVEPAAEPTVEVRDVDLALTEVAAAAGAGSVKRRAEVLTALFARLTKAEQEFLFRLVTGELRQGALEGVMVDAVAAAAGVGAEEVRRAFMLSGKLPITGYAAMTGGSAQLAEFRLTLGRPVKPMLASPAESLDEAVGEHAHAIVEYKMDGARIQVHRQGQEVHVYTRTLREITSSVDELVQLVRGLPCESVVLDGETLALTDDGRPRPFQETMSRFGSTREEQVRALLLRPYFFDCLHLDGADLLDAPLSERNAALRKVAGEHVIPGELEPADPAAVLDAAMAGGHEGVMVKDLASPYAAGRRGRAWLKVKPVHTIDLVVLAAEWGHGRRTGTLSNLHLGARDPDGGPPIMVGKTFKGMTDELLAWQTQRFQEIETRRDSYTVYVRPEIVVEIELDGAQISTRYPGGLALRFARVVRYRPDKDPADADTIDTVRGLLRGDRSG comes from the coding sequence GTGCTGCTCACCGACATCGTGACCGCGTCCGCCGAGCTGGCGGCCACCCGGTCGAGGAAGGCGAAGATCGCCACCCTCGCCGCGGTGCTGCGCGCCGCCGAGCCCGAGGAGCTGCCCGCTGTCATCGCGTATCTCACGGGGCAAACGGCGCAGGACCGGCTGGGCGCAGGCTGGCGCACGCTCGCGGAGCTGGCCGTCGAGCCGGCCGCGGAGCCGACGGTCGAAGTGCGCGACGTCGATCTGGCGCTCACCGAAGTCGCGGCGGCGGCGGGCGCGGGGTCGGTCAAACGCCGGGCCGAGGTGCTCACGGCGTTGTTCGCGCGGCTCACCAAGGCCGAGCAGGAGTTCCTCTTCCGGCTGGTCACCGGGGAGCTGCGGCAGGGGGCACTGGAGGGCGTGATGGTCGACGCGGTCGCGGCGGCGGCCGGGGTCGGCGCGGAAGAGGTCCGGCGGGCGTTCATGCTGTCGGGCAAGTTGCCCATCACGGGGTACGCGGCGATGACCGGCGGTTCGGCGCAGCTGGCCGAGTTCCGGCTCACGCTGGGGCGTCCGGTGAAGCCGATGCTCGCGTCGCCGGCTGAGTCGCTCGACGAAGCCGTCGGCGAACACGCGCACGCGATCGTCGAGTACAAGATGGACGGTGCGCGCATCCAGGTCCACCGCCAGGGCCAGGAAGTGCATGTGTACACACGCACGTTGCGCGAGATCACGTCCAGTGTGGACGAACTGGTGCAGCTGGTGCGCGGGCTCCCGTGCGAATCCGTCGTGCTGGACGGGGAAACGCTGGCGCTCACCGACGACGGCCGGCCGCGGCCGTTCCAGGAGACGATGAGCCGCTTCGGCAGCACACGTGAGGAACAGGTGCGGGCGCTGCTGCTGCGGCCGTACTTCTTCGACTGCCTGCACCTCGACGGCGCAGATCTGCTCGACGCACCGCTGTCGGAACGCAACGCGGCGCTGCGGAAAGTGGCCGGCGAGCACGTGATCCCCGGCGAGCTCGAGCCGGCCGACCCGGCGGCGGTGCTCGACGCGGCGATGGCGGGTGGCCACGAGGGCGTGATGGTGAAGGACTTGGCGTCGCCGTACGCCGCGGGGCGGCGCGGGCGCGCGTGGCTGAAGGTGAAACCGGTGCACACCATCGACCTCGTGGTGCTCGCGGCGGAGTGGGGGCACGGGCGGCGCACGGGCACGCTGTCCAACCTGCACCTCGGCGCCCGCGATCCCGACGGCGGCCCGCCGATCATGGTGGGCAAGACGTTCAAGGGCATGACCGATGAGCTGCTGGCGTGGCAGACGCAGCGGTTCCAGGAGATCGAGACGCGCCGCGACAGCTACACGGTTTACGTGCGGCCGGAGATCGTCGTGGAGATCGAGCTCGACGGAGCGCAGATCAGCACGCGGTACCCGGGCGGGCTCGCGTTGCGGTTCGCGCGCGTGGTGCGCTACCGGCCGGACAAGGACCCGGCCGACGCCGACACCATCGACACGGTGCGCGGGTTGCTGCGAGGTGATCGATCAGGGTGA
- a CDS encoding helix-turn-helix domain-containing protein → MGTPLGDFIRAKRDSTQPETLGLPTHGRRRSPGLRRSDLATRAGISVEYLTRLEQGRDRNPSVSILNALADALSLAAAERTHLRYLAKITGGECTAHVRPAPARREVRPSVLQTVRLLEPGIALVTNRLGDVLAHSSGFAALTSGTGLLDADAPNLTRYVFTDPRARSFFADWDVIADERAFDLWLGPAVENSEWLTADLAPIAGPEFTRRLNSTVVPPRGLLRVNHPAGRSLRLNRETLELAEDAQQLVVFLPADDATAEAVEELRRTTPTRLRAIS, encoded by the coding sequence ATGGGGACGCCGCTGGGGGACTTCATCCGGGCCAAACGCGACAGCACCCAGCCGGAGACGCTGGGCCTGCCGACGCACGGCCGTCGCCGCTCACCCGGCCTGCGGCGGTCGGACCTCGCCACGCGGGCCGGCATCAGCGTCGAGTACCTGACGCGTCTCGAGCAGGGCCGTGACCGCAACCCGTCCGTCTCGATCCTCAACGCCCTGGCCGACGCGCTCAGCCTAGCTGCCGCCGAGCGCACCCACCTGCGCTACCTCGCGAAGATCACCGGCGGCGAGTGCACGGCCCACGTCCGGCCCGCGCCCGCGCGACGTGAGGTCCGGCCTTCGGTGCTGCAGACGGTGCGGTTGCTGGAGCCCGGCATCGCCCTCGTCACCAACCGGCTCGGCGACGTCCTCGCCCACAGCAGCGGCTTCGCGGCGCTGACGAGCGGCACGGGACTGCTCGACGCGGACGCGCCGAACCTGACGCGCTACGTCTTCACCGACCCCCGCGCCCGCTCGTTCTTCGCGGACTGGGACGTCATCGCCGACGAGCGGGCCTTCGACCTCTGGCTGGGCCCGGCCGTCGAGAACTCCGAGTGGCTCACCGCGGACCTCGCGCCGATCGCCGGCCCGGAGTTCACCCGCCGCTTGAACTCGACCGTCGTGCCACCGCGCGGACTCCTGCGGGTGAACCACCCGGCCGGCCGATCGCTGCGGCTGAACCGGGAGACGCTGGAACTGGCGGAGGACGCGCAGCAGCTGGTCGTGTTCCTCCCCGCCGACGACGCGACGGCGGAGGCTGTGGAGGAGTTGCGGCGGACAACCCCAACCCGGTTGCGCGCCATTTCCTGA
- a CDS encoding NADPH-dependent FMN reductase codes for MTSKTNKLVIIIGSVRDGRFGPTVASWIAGQAEQHGGFDVEVVDLADVEIPLSMPAASPKYAGDSYPRPAGMATLTSALEGADAFLFVTPEYNHSYPASLKAAIDWHFTQWAAKPVAFVSYGGAAGGRHAVLHLENVLTELHAVTIRDGLAFPNYFTAWEDGRPLDPQVAAYAKTLLDQLAWWSGALRAAREAEPYPS; via the coding sequence ATGACGAGCAAGACGAACAAACTGGTCATCATCATCGGCAGCGTCCGCGACGGCAGGTTCGGCCCGACGGTCGCGTCCTGGATCGCCGGGCAAGCCGAGCAGCACGGCGGGTTCGACGTCGAGGTCGTCGACCTCGCGGACGTCGAAATTCCCCTGTCGATGCCGGCGGCGTCCCCCAAATACGCCGGCGACAGCTACCCGCGCCCGGCCGGCATGGCGACGCTGACGTCGGCGCTGGAGGGCGCGGACGCCTTCCTCTTCGTCACCCCCGAGTACAACCACAGCTATCCCGCGTCGCTGAAGGCAGCCATCGACTGGCACTTCACGCAGTGGGCGGCCAAGCCCGTGGCGTTCGTCAGCTACGGCGGCGCGGCCGGTGGCCGGCACGCGGTCCTGCACCTGGAGAACGTGCTGACCGAACTGCACGCGGTCACCATCCGCGACGGCCTGGCCTTCCCGAACTACTTCACCGCTTGGGAGGACGGCCGGCCGCTTGACCCGCAGGTTGCCGCGTACGCGAAGACGCTGCTCGACCAGCTGGCGTGGTGGTCGGGGGCGCTGCGGGCGGCCCGGGAGGCCGAACCGTACCCGTCCTGA
- a CDS encoding NAD(P)/FAD-dependent oxidoreductase: MDYDLVIIGAGPTGLFAAYYAGFRGLSMAVVDSLPEPGGQVTAMYPEKMIYDVGGFPGVRGRDLVQGLVDQAAPWNPAYLLGRKAEKLETGSDGVELTLDGGEVLRAGAVLITAGIGEFTPRPLPAGDGWLGRGMVHFVPSLQAHAGQHVVVVGGGDSAFDWCLALQPVAASVTLVHRRAKFRAAESIVREVRGLGVPLVTDAEVTRFVESASGALEAVEVSVKGGEDLVLPAQAVVAALGFTADLGPIESWGLEIDHRAISVDTTMATARARVYAAGDVASYPGKVKLIATGFGEAATAVNNIAVALDPEAHLFPGHSSNVE; this comes from the coding sequence ATGGACTACGACCTCGTGATCATCGGCGCCGGACCCACGGGCCTGTTCGCCGCCTACTACGCGGGTTTCCGCGGCCTCTCCATGGCCGTCGTCGATTCCCTGCCCGAGCCGGGCGGCCAAGTCACCGCGATGTACCCGGAGAAGATGATCTACGACGTGGGCGGGTTTCCCGGCGTCCGCGGCCGTGACCTGGTCCAAGGGCTGGTGGATCAGGCCGCGCCGTGGAATCCGGCGTACCTGCTGGGGCGGAAGGCGGAGAAGCTCGAGACGGGCTCCGACGGCGTCGAGCTGACACTCGACGGCGGCGAGGTGCTGCGGGCCGGTGCGGTGCTGATCACGGCCGGGATCGGTGAGTTCACGCCGCGGCCGCTACCGGCCGGCGACGGCTGGCTGGGGCGCGGGATGGTGCACTTCGTGCCGTCGTTGCAGGCGCACGCGGGGCAGCACGTCGTGGTGGTCGGGGGTGGCGATTCGGCGTTCGACTGGTGTCTGGCACTCCAGCCGGTGGCGGCGAGCGTGACGTTGGTGCACCGGCGGGCCAAGTTCCGGGCGGCGGAGTCGATCGTGCGAGAAGTGCGGGGGCTCGGGGTGCCGTTGGTCACCGACGCGGAGGTGACGCGGTTCGTGGAGTCGGCTTCGGGGGCGTTGGAAGCCGTCGAGGTGTCGGTGAAGGGCGGGGAGGATCTGGTTCTGCCCGCTCAGGCGGTGGTTGCCGCATTGGGGTTCACGGCGGATCTCGGGCCGATCGAAAGCTGGGGGCTGGAGATCGACCACCGGGCGATTTCGGTGGATACCACGATGGCCACGGCTCGGGCGCGGGTTTATGCGGCCGGGGATGTGGCGAGTTATCCCGGGAAGGTGAAGCTGATCGCGACCGGGTTCGGAGAAGCGGCGACGGCGGTGAACAACATCGCGGTGGCGTTGGATCCGGAGGCGCACTTGTTCCCGGGGCATTCGAGCAATGTGGAGTGA